The following coding sequences are from one Rattus norvegicus strain BN/NHsdMcwi chromosome 11, GRCr8, whole genome shotgun sequence window:
- the Tbccd1 gene encoding TBCC domain-containing protein 1 isoform X1 translates to MCTRDARLLSEVQPQEVSKYAKKPVCPDVFRETMDQSGVLLWVKAEPFIVGALQEPPPSKLSLHYLKKVAAYVRTRATERAYPRLYWPTWRHIACGKLQLAKDLAWLYFEIFDNLSERTPEERLEWSEILSNCTTKDEVEKQRNQLSVDTLQFLLFLYIQQLNKISLRTSFIGEEWPSPRNRPKSPSPAERSSCHNKNWNDYNHQAFVCDHLSELLELLLDPEQLTESFHSTQSSLLSREAVTALSFLIEGTVSRTKKVYPLHELALWQPLHAANGFSKISKTFSLYKLEAWLRACLTTNPFGLSACLQSGKKLAWAHKVEGATKRAKIACNAHMAPRSHRIVVMSQVCNQTLAKSSETLVGAHVRAHRCNESFIYLLSPLRSMTIEKCRNSTFVLGPVETALHLHGCENLKVIAVCHRLSVSSTIGCTFHIMTPSRPLILSGNQTVTFAPFHTHYPMLEDHMARTGLATVPNYWDDPMVLGGEGTDTRVFQLLPPSEFYVFVTPFEMEGDTAEIPGGLPPAYQKALAHREQRIHNWQKTVKEARLTKEQRKQFQVLVENKFYEWLVSTGHRQQLDSLVPPPAASNQVAKKDLTWSHGALET, encoded by the exons GTATGCAAAGAAGCCTGTTTGTCCTGATGTCTTCAGAGAGACAATGGATCAGTCTGGAGTTCTCCTCTGGGTAAAGGCAGAACCTTTTATAGTGGGTGCCTTGCAGGAGCCACCTCCATCCAAATTGAGTCTTCACTACCTCAAGAAGGTAGCTGCCTATGTGCGCACTCGGGCCACCGAACGTGCCTACCCACGCCTCTACTGGCCAACCTGGAGGCACATTGCGTGTGGGAAGCTGCAGCTGGCTAAGGATCTAGCATGGCTTTACTTTGAAATATTTGATAATCTTTCTGAGAGGACACCTGAGGAACGCCTGGAATGGTCTGAAATTTTGTCCAACTGCACAACCAAAGATGAAGTTGAAAAGCAAAGAAATCAG CTTTCTGTGGACACGCTGCAATTTCTGCTCTTCCTGTACATCCAGCAGTTAAACAAGATCTCGCTGCGGACATCGTTCATTGGGGAAGAATGGCCCAGTCCCAGAAACAGACCGAAGTCTCCTAGCCCAGCCGAAAGGTCCAGTTGTCACAATAAG aaTTGGAATGACTACAATCACCAGGCTTTTGTCTGTGATCATCTGTCAGAGCTCCTCGAGCTGCTTCTAGATCCAGAACAGCTCACTGAGTCCTTCCACTCAACCCAGAGTAGTCTGCTCTCACGAGAAGCTGTCACGGCACTCAGCTTTCTCATTGAAGGCACCGTGAGCAGAACCAAGAAGGTCTACCCCCTTCATGAACTTGCACTGTGGCAACCACTGCACGCAGCAAATGGCTTCTCAAAGATCTCTAAGACTTTCTCTCTGTACAAGCTGGAAGCATGGTTGAGGGCCTGTTTGACTACAAATCCATTTGGTCTATCTGCTTGCCTCCAGTCTGGAAAGAAATTGGCTTGGGCTCATAAag TTGAAGGTGCGACCAAAAGAGCTAAGATTGCCTGCAATGCTCACATGGCCCCTCGGTCGCATCGCATCGTGGTTATGAGCCAGGTTTGCAATCAGACACTGGCCAAGAGCTCAGAAACTCTAGTAGGAGCACACGTCAGGGCTCATCGCTGCAACGAGTCTTTCATATATCTGCTCTCCCCCTTACG gTCCATGACAATTGAAAAGTGCAGGAATAGTACCTTTGTGTTGGGTCCTGTGGAGACGGCTCTTCACCTACACGGCTGTGAGAATCTGAAAGTCATTGCTGTTTGCCATCGACTGTCCGTGTCTTCTACAATAGGCTGCACCTTTCACATTATGACCCCTTCACGCCCACTTATTCTCTCTGGAAACCAGACAGTAACTTTTGCCCCCTTTCATACCCATTACCCAATGCTAGAGGACCACATGGCCAGGACTGGCCTTGCTACAGTACCTAACTATTGGGATGACCCGATGGTTTTGGGCGGAGAAGGCACTGACACAAGGGTCTTCCAGCTCTTGCCTCCCTCTGAGTTCTATGTATTTGTCACTCCCTTTGAGATGGAAGGGGACACAGCAGAGATACCTGGGGGTCTCCCCCCTGCCTACCAGAAAGCACTGGCTCACAGAGAGCAGAGGATACATAACTGGCAGAAAACTGTGAAGGAGGCTCGTTTGACAAA ggagcagaggaagcagTTCCAGGTCCTCGTGGAGAACAAGTTCTATGAGTGGTTGGTTAGTACAGGACATCGACAGCAGCTGGACAGCCTCGTCCCACCTCCAGCAGCCTCCAACCAAGTGGCCAAAAAGGACCTCACATGGAGCCATGG
- the Tbccd1 gene encoding TBCC domain-containing protein 1 — MDQSGVLLWVKAEPFIVGALQEPPPSKLSLHYLKKVAAYVRTRATERAYPRLYWPTWRHIACGKLQLAKDLAWLYFEIFDNLSERTPEERLEWSEILSNCTTKDEVEKQRNQLSVDTLQFLLFLYIQQLNKISLRTSFIGEEWPSPRNRPKSPSPAERSSCHNKNWNDYNHQAFVCDHLSELLELLLDPEQLTESFHSTQSSLLSREAVTALSFLIEGTVSRTKKVYPLHELALWQPLHAANGFSKISKTFSLYKLEAWLRACLTTNPFGLSACLQSGKKLAWAHKVEGATKRAKIACNAHMAPRSHRIVVMSQVCNQTLAKSSETLVGAHVRAHRCNESFIYLLSPLRSMTIEKCRNSTFVLGPVETALHLHGCENLKVIAVCHRLSVSSTIGCTFHIMTPSRPLILSGNQTVTFAPFHTHYPMLEDHMARTGLATVPNYWDDPMVLGGEGTDTRVFQLLPPSEFYVFVTPFEMEGDTAEIPGGLPPAYQKALAHREQRIHNWQKTVKEARLTKEQRKQFQVLVENKFYEWLVSTGHRQQLDSLVPPPAASNQVAKKDLTWSHGALET, encoded by the exons ATGGATCAGTCTGGAGTTCTCCTCTGGGTAAAGGCAGAACCTTTTATAGTGGGTGCCTTGCAGGAGCCACCTCCATCCAAATTGAGTCTTCACTACCTCAAGAAGGTAGCTGCCTATGTGCGCACTCGGGCCACCGAACGTGCCTACCCACGCCTCTACTGGCCAACCTGGAGGCACATTGCGTGTGGGAAGCTGCAGCTGGCTAAGGATCTAGCATGGCTTTACTTTGAAATATTTGATAATCTTTCTGAGAGGACACCTGAGGAACGCCTGGAATGGTCTGAAATTTTGTCCAACTGCACAACCAAAGATGAAGTTGAAAAGCAAAGAAATCAG CTTTCTGTGGACACGCTGCAATTTCTGCTCTTCCTGTACATCCAGCAGTTAAACAAGATCTCGCTGCGGACATCGTTCATTGGGGAAGAATGGCCCAGTCCCAGAAACAGACCGAAGTCTCCTAGCCCAGCCGAAAGGTCCAGTTGTCACAATAAG aaTTGGAATGACTACAATCACCAGGCTTTTGTCTGTGATCATCTGTCAGAGCTCCTCGAGCTGCTTCTAGATCCAGAACAGCTCACTGAGTCCTTCCACTCAACCCAGAGTAGTCTGCTCTCACGAGAAGCTGTCACGGCACTCAGCTTTCTCATTGAAGGCACCGTGAGCAGAACCAAGAAGGTCTACCCCCTTCATGAACTTGCACTGTGGCAACCACTGCACGCAGCAAATGGCTTCTCAAAGATCTCTAAGACTTTCTCTCTGTACAAGCTGGAAGCATGGTTGAGGGCCTGTTTGACTACAAATCCATTTGGTCTATCTGCTTGCCTCCAGTCTGGAAAGAAATTGGCTTGGGCTCATAAag TTGAAGGTGCGACCAAAAGAGCTAAGATTGCCTGCAATGCTCACATGGCCCCTCGGTCGCATCGCATCGTGGTTATGAGCCAGGTTTGCAATCAGACACTGGCCAAGAGCTCAGAAACTCTAGTAGGAGCACACGTCAGGGCTCATCGCTGCAACGAGTCTTTCATATATCTGCTCTCCCCCTTACG gTCCATGACAATTGAAAAGTGCAGGAATAGTACCTTTGTGTTGGGTCCTGTGGAGACGGCTCTTCACCTACACGGCTGTGAGAATCTGAAAGTCATTGCTGTTTGCCATCGACTGTCCGTGTCTTCTACAATAGGCTGCACCTTTCACATTATGACCCCTTCACGCCCACTTATTCTCTCTGGAAACCAGACAGTAACTTTTGCCCCCTTTCATACCCATTACCCAATGCTAGAGGACCACATGGCCAGGACTGGCCTTGCTACAGTACCTAACTATTGGGATGACCCGATGGTTTTGGGCGGAGAAGGCACTGACACAAGGGTCTTCCAGCTCTTGCCTCCCTCTGAGTTCTATGTATTTGTCACTCCCTTTGAGATGGAAGGGGACACAGCAGAGATACCTGGGGGTCTCCCCCCTGCCTACCAGAAAGCACTGGCTCACAGAGAGCAGAGGATACATAACTGGCAGAAAACTGTGAAGGAGGCTCGTTTGACAAA ggagcagaggaagcagTTCCAGGTCCTCGTGGAGAACAAGTTCTATGAGTGGTTGGTTAGTACAGGACATCGACAGCAGCTGGACAGCCTCGTCCCACCTCCAGCAGCCTCCAACCAAGTGGCCAAAAAGGACCTCACATGGAGCCATGG